The Scleropages formosus chromosome 9, fSclFor1.1, whole genome shotgun sequence DNA segment AAGCGGCTCCCGTTCGTTCGCCGCGCCGCCGCCACGGGGAACGGAACGCCGAACGGGCCTCTTCTCCGCATTCGGACACTTCAACTTACAACTCGGTTGCTACCAGCCTCTTTGCAAAGCGATGTAGGGACAATTCGGCATGTTTAGTGTCCCCATAGGCCTGTGCCTCGGACTTCCAGTTCTCTCCCCTATGTTTACTAGTACAAGACAAGTTGTTAATCGGTTCATGAAAAATACCTCCAGTCCAGTACGTTCTTagttataatatatatatatggtcgTTAGAATGAACGTTATTAGAAGGTGAAGGATTGGGTCTGTGTATGAATACAAGCTATTTTTGAACTGACCGGTAATAAGAGTAACAAATGACAATCAATCTcacaagttaataaaatatatctAAATTAGACACTTAACAACCACTGGTTGAACCAGCTGCCATTCTTGTCATCTGAAGGCTGTTATTTTACATATCTCTCCTGCCATACTACCCTCAAGTAAGATTCTTACCAACtgatacatttatacagcagggcattcttactgtataaatgggtagaccTTTGTAACAGTGTGAATagccttggaaaaaggtgtcagctcaaTTAAAGGCAATAGTAATAATTTCTTATCTTAACATAATGTCATTAATGTGATAAAATTGAGTTAATCTTAACCACTACTGTGCCTGCTGCCAATAGGAGCTGGGTAGATACCCATGGAAATGGGACCCCTGTTGTGTTCAGATATGTCAGGTGTCCTGCATGTGCACATTTGCTGACTACTCATTTGTGTTTGCagaaccccacccccactcccctgTCCCCCCTGTCTGTGGAAGAGCATGGCTCAGGAAACTAACCAGACGCAGGTGCCCATGCTGTGTACTATGGGCTGCGGGTTCTATGGCAGCCCCCGCACCAACGGCATGTGTTCCGTGTGCTACAAGGAACACCTTCAGAGGCAACAGGCCGGGGGCCGTGCTAGTCCTCCTGGTGAGAAAGGTCAGAACTCATGAAACCTATCTCCCTTTAGAAGACCCATCTCTTTACATATCACACTGGGACTATCGTCTGCTCTTCTGTGTCACGCGTAGatttttgtgacatttattgAACTTTGCTCTTAATAGGTTAtctttaattgatttttttttatctgttgaCTAAGTGAAGTCCTTGGTTGACCTTGATATAGTTACCATTTACTCATTGTAGAAGCATAGCATTGTATggtgccttggacaaaggtggttaatttataatatttgttaAACAGGTTCAGTTTCAAGTTGTTAATTCATCTTGGTGTTTATAGTGTGCTTCAATGTCTCTTCTGTTGTGGTGCCTATATCCCCCAGCTACTGCATCTCCGACAGGGTCTTCTGAGGGTATTAGTTTTTCTGTAGAGAGCATCCCTGAACCTAGTACAGATGAGTCTGTCCAGTCAGAGGAAAGGAAGTCAAGGTATGTTGAGAggattttttaaacagttttttatttattaaatgaagaTGGAGTACTAGAACAgattgaaaaatgtttcttaagGTATTCTTTAAGAAATAGTaaattttaaatccatttttagcTTTATGTTGcctgttattttttcatgtattttgttGTTCCTATCATTCTTCCTGTGCTACTGATGCTTCCGGGTTCCAGCTCCCCCAGCCCTGTTACCCAACAGATGACAGCTATGACCATCAACCAGGAGAGTCCTGCTACTGATTCTGAcagggcagaggtggaggaagagggggaagggacatcCAGTCCCAAAGGTGAGAtcttttattgtaaaaatcACTTGGTATACTTATGGCTGTTGTGTAAAGTTCTACTGATTACTTTTTAAAGTGGGAAGTTAAAGGGGTAAGTGAAATTGTAATGAAGCGTGTAATTCATTGCATTGACTGATTATCGTTCcgagctttttttttccccaagtagTAAATTTGCAAATAACTACTGCAGTTTCCCAGCTATAGTAATCCAGAAGCTGAACTGCATTCTTGGGGGACTTACAAACTATTTTAGAATGAAAGAATCCACGAAATAGGAATTTGAAccatacattaatattttgtgttCTGTCCCTGTTCATTCATGAGATGACAAAGCACCCTTTAACTGGAGAAAGTGAAGAGGTGCACACTTTAAGGTAGCTTATTGTCCTTATCTATGACTTGGCCTGGAAATGCCAGTGTTATACAGGTTtggctggctttttttttttttttttttgggtaccAAATAGGGGCCCAGGAATCTTATCAGGTATGTCGTGTACAGCATTTGCAAGGCTTTTTTTGAGCCAGTGAATGTGTTGTAAGGGGTTTGGTAAATGCTTTCTGTGGGTTTCACCAGGACCAGCTCTGGAAGTTGCACAGGTTTCGTCTGATGGAGACCAGACCCCTGACAAGAGTAAGAAGAAAAACCGCTGCTTCACCTGTCGGAAGAAAGTGGGCCTTACAGGTAGTACGCATAATTGTGAATGAGTCAAAAGTCATGAAGCAGTGTCTCCTAAGTTTCTAACATGTTTCTGCCTTTTTAGCCTATTACAAATGAAaatccaaagtcatgctgttgaagttcacacatagtgtgtgagtgacagagagagtgtgttccactgatgtatggatgagtgacccattgcaagtagtgtatctagcactgtaagtcaccttggtaaataagatatgtgggctgataacactacatatggaattcattggaagtcgctttggagaaatgcacctgcaaaacaaataagtgtaaatgaagaCTGTAATAGTAAATTATCAGTGGTTATTACATATGCAGTGCATTGTTAGCAGGACCAGTGAATGTCTAGATGGCAAAAATGCACAATTTACCCatgcagtttaaaaaagtatgtaaaCAAATGCGGTCCTGGTACCCAAACTCAATCTTTGGTCTACCCCCTCGGCCTCTCTTACCATTGCAGGGTTTGACTGCCGCTGTGGAAACCTGTTCTGTGCTATCCATCGCTACTCTGACAAGCATGACTGCTCCTATGATTATCGGGGAGCAGCAGCTGCCCGCATTCGCAAGGAGAATCCTGTTGTTGTGGCAGAGAAGATTCAGAAGCTGTGAGAAGCCAGCCGAATTCCTGCCAGTTCAAACTCAGAAATAATGAGAACATAATGCCGGATGAAATGACTGTTTTTCAGTTGTACATTACAACGAGGCTGGTGGAGTGCGGTTGTTAAAGCCTTCACCATGGCCTGGTTAATTTACCTCCCCCTTTCTCTCCTCAAGTGACTGGTTGAGTGGGTaattttgggtgtttttttgtctttgagaGGGAAAAATGGTAATGTTTTGTGAGCACCTGAAACTGCTTTCAGGGGATGACTTTAGTATTTAAAACCTTTCCCTGCTGAACGTTtggatgtgtgtatttttatattgccCAAATACTAAATatatttcaaggtagtattgtAAGTCAGAAACAGCATTGGCaaaagattaaatttaaatgtttctttgtgtttctgttgtgaTGCTGGGCTTAATCCAAAATACAGTTGTGTGTATACGAACAGTAACATTTGCCACATGAAAGCATCTCCATGTTGAAGGTCTGTATAAGGATCTTTAGTTTCCAAAATGCACCCTATTCTTCTGACTAAACAATTTTTATAAGAGGTGGAGTGACTGCGAACTGAGtgattgttacatttttctttaaatctgcATATGACACCAGAGGAtctatattaatatattgtagTTAGGTTGAACTGTGTGATTGcattctatttattttgtttgattgGTTTGTATTGAAAGATTGCCAGAATTTGTGAGTGAATCCCAGGATTTTTGCTTCTTAACCTTTTTAATTATGCATCTTTTTAATTAGATATCTaacttgggggggtgggggggactaCAAGTTTTGATATAATGGAGTAGAGTCCCAATAGTATGGATTAAGCAAAAGAATAGTGTTATTTTTTTGAATCCAAGCACAACTCAGTGAAATTTATTGCACATTCTTCCATAGCCCAGATGCTGTCAGAATATTGTTACCTCTCTCATTTAAGTCCACTTAAACTGAATGGAATGCTAAATCTAATTTAAATATAACACTGGATCGTTATTGATTTGAATAATTACTCTTTGTTCATGTTGCTGTTTTTTATGTAGCAGCACACCATGGAAGGCCCTAAATAACCAGAGGTAAATGGTCTTCAAAGTTACATCTACTGTCAAAtataaatgctgcatttttggtTCATTCTGTTGCTTACCTGACTCTTTACCAGAATCAACTTACATTTTGCCCATTTTCAAGACCCCCTTTTGCACCTTTGACTAGCTATGTTCGGATACTGCAGGCAATGTTGCCACATCATTGAACTATTTTTTACTTCTGAAGAGttggaaaaagtcaaaattacACTGATCCATTCCTTTGTCTATTATGCACAAGCCTCAAGCAAGGATGTGTAGTTTCATACATGGCATTATATGTAGTGTGTGGGTTGATGAAGCTAAAATTAATGGGACTCTACTGTTTTTAAGATGTAAATATTGTATGGCTACTGTTACCTTGGTATAACTGTCTCATGTAGAATGTCATTGGGTATTGAGTGGTAAAGAAAGGGTTAAgagaattttttgcattttgtgcatAGTGTTTTGTCACTCACTCTGACTTTTGTTAATTGTCCTTGTCGGGGTTGTGgaagtccagagcctatcccagaatcactgggcattAGCCCAGGAGGATTACAACctggacgagatgccagtcgaTAGCAGGAGTCTTTTGTTAGCATTGGCCAAATGCAACCCCCCGATCTCTGAACAACATGAGTAATGCAGTGGCTCTACTGAGTTTGATGTGCCACTGACAGGCCAGGACCTTCAAAGGGCTGTAGTTACCCCTGGTAGTGTGtctgatttgtttttccttattATAACTGTACTTTCTTAAAACTGCATACTCCTGAAATGTGAAAGCAGAATACAAACTGATATTTTGCGTACTGCTTCAGTAAGTCAGACATCCATTGTGCTCAGTCTCATTTGTCTGGTTCTGTTAGTGGAGAACTGACCTCCAGAGTATGGAAAAAACTCAAGCCCTTTAAACATGGTCATTTTATCCCATGTTATTTCTTACCCAAACCTCAAATTgtgataattttttaaatgctggtcTTGTGCTGTTTATTCACCACTGAGAAAACAGTCCATTTGTACATCTGTGCTGTACAAATACAGAACCAGAACTTACAGCAGTCTTGACTACTGCTGCTCTGATTGGAAATCTCACATCATCATAATTGCTATGTAAGGAGTTGGGCAGATTATTTTTGTCTTGGGATCCAAATACTAGGGTTCTTGATCCTTGATCACttgttaatttttctaaagGATCATGGAGTCTTTCAATTCAGGGAGCTGGTAACACCTTTTTTGTTCCATGTTTAGCTATGTTTTGATAGTGTTTGCTCAGGACATTTGAGTGCCTGTATTGTGCTGTATGCCTTGAATCGGTTGAGTGTTAATTCAATTAGTTTGTACTGAATTGAAACTGATGGATTCTGCTCCAATTGCTGAATGTCGTCCTCCGAGTTACACTCCTGTTGTAAGGAGATGCATAGCATATGTAATTAACATTGGGTGTTGGCTTCCTGACTTGGAGACCTCAGATAATCTTGAGTTTTGTTAAAAAGTAGGCCCAGAATGGAGGTCAGTTACTCCAAAATTTTGCCTAATAATTGTCCTGTGTTGCATGTAGAGGTACTGAATCAAACCAGAAAATGTTCAAATAGGATTAAAGTAGCTATTTGAATGTAGTCAATGGAGTTTGAGGGGCCTTGCTGAGCTCTTATATTCAGCTGGGGCATCATTTGTAACTTTTAACATTactgttaaattattttgatCTACTGAAATGGTATATAGTCAATTTGATTTGATGCAATACCTAACTGGGTTAATCAGTTTCTCTGTTAAGTAGCATTTCATACTGCTTGACAccttctgtaaaaatgtttgccTGATAACTTCCCACCACTTTTCAGTTACACTGAAGAAAAGACCTGTGGTTAACAACATATATTgcattttactttcatttggAAGTTAATGTGGAGAAAAAGTAATCATCTAAATCCCAAGAACAGCTTGATTAGTCAAAGTACCAGTCAGCCCCATCAAACTTTGCCAGaaaggtgtattttttttttttttttttaattaaacctttAGGATTGTATGGTGTGTAACAAAAAGATTAAGGTAATAAAATcacaaagtttattttaaatttaaatattgtctTTACTTGGAACTTCGCAACACTTCTGCTGGTGTACTGAACAATGTTCTTAGCCTAAATTTGTGACCTTGTTACGAGTTAAAGCATCTGCAGTGAAtagtaaagaaagaaatgtgcatGCCAACATTCTGTTACTGTGTGCAGATGTGGTGTAAAACCCGTGTAAGTCTCATGCTGTGAGCAAAAATCTGGCACAAAACTTTAATAAGAATTTCCCCCAGTTCACGGTAGTCTGAGACAAGAGGCTCCAGGAACTGCTGCCCAGGACTCACTCCTGGAGGGTCACAGGGAGCGCAGGTTCTCTCTGGCTCTCTTAGCTCACTAACTTGATTTTGAGAGACATCTTACAATACAAATAGGGAACTGTTTTAAGTGCTCTGCTAGAATGAAAACTAGTGTGTGCTGCAGCCATATAGGATTTACCATGTTGTATGTTGCTCAGACCACATGTAACTGGATGATTGTTTCTTATAGTCTCTGAGAACAATGACATAGAATTACTTATGGTTTTTAAGTGCATGCGATTTTATCTATGAAAACTTCACAAACCTTCATAACCAAGTAAAATGAATGTGGCAAATAATTTGACATCACTGGGAATTCTTAAGGTGCTTCATTATGGTTTAAAAATTACGCAGCAGATAGTCGGTGTTTTCAGATGCCAGATGGAAATGACACTTATGCCTCATTCTCTGTGATTCTACTCAACAAAGCACTGTGTAAATACAGGTGGCGTAGTTGTTTAGAGCCATGTCCAaatctccctcctgctgtagtacccctgagcaaggtacttaccctaaactactttaaaaaaaaaaaaaaaaagttacccaactCTATAActtagtaaataattgtaggtagtttaataataatgttaaacgaatttattaaatgtaaatgccagtAGACACAAGTAGTTCATAAGTACAATTAGCAGTACTGTCAAATGTACTCAGTGGAGTTATGCCGAATGGTAGAAGTACACGCGCCACCTCATGTACAGTACGAACGATGGCAATTTTCTGTATAGTAAATGTACAACAGCTCGAGTTACAAGTGGTCGAAAGCGGGTTTTGTGTTTTGGCTGGTTTATTCCGTCACTTCCGGTCTTCGTCACTTCCGGTTATGGTCGGACATACCCGGAGGGGTGCATTACAATTAGCCGGATAACTAATTAATAAACGAACGTCTTCGTGAAAGTCGCCTTCTAGCTGCTATTGTGAATGGATCGGTCGGATTTTTTAGACGCTGTTCTCTTGTCCGCCGTCAGACGGGACTTTTGTGCACAGTTGTCTGCGTGGGTAATAGATTTTATGTAGGAGTCGGTGTTTTGAGCAGCGCTCCGTCACGGCTGTCGTGTCGGCGGCGACGGCGCGGTGTTCCGCTTCGGTTCGTGACAGCGGCTCGTGCCCGTTTGTGACCGTTACTGTGTCCGGTCTGACTCTTTGTTTGTTCTGAGCCGGTTTACTTTAAAGGGTCCGGCTGTCTTGTTGGATTATCCATCGGTCACTCGTCGCCGAGCCCGTGGCTGTACGAGCCGCAGTGCACACCGGCGATACGGCCACACCGCGCCGGACTGTTAGGCAACTAGTTTAACAACATAACCAGATCACCAGCCCGTCCTCCACTAGCTGTTTGTCGTCCATGCGACCAAGTCAGTGGCTGCACAACTGACTGATTGATTGGTTTACTGCTGGGATGAGTGGCAGTTCCATATGTTaggtttattaaaatgtgtttcagttaGGTAGGTAATAGTTTGTGTGCTTTCCATTTCACAACCTTGTCATCCAGTCCACGATGTGGTGCGTAGGGTTTTTCACTGTAATTTAGCGTAGTTCCATATTTCCTGTACTTCAGAGCTTTTCCCCGTGCACTCAATGCCATGCGTGCGTTTTACATATAGAAAGTCACTTTAGCAGCCTCCCACTGCCACTGGACTCTGACAActacttctgtgtgtgtgtgtgtgtgtgtgtgtgtgtgtgtgtatgtgtgggggggtttatataaattaatacattttttggagAATCCATTGGGAACTCAATAACAGGTAAGTTTTCCATATCTTCCTATCTTGATGAATAGTCCTTCAGGTGTCTGGCACGATCACCTTCCTCACGTGTTGTTTATTTCACGACCATATGCATGTGCGGCTTTATGCTGGCCTCAGTAATTTGTGCTCAAGCCGATACGCTATTCCGCTAACgcttctgttttgtgctctgaGTACGGTGTGCTTCTTTCAGTGTGTGCCCTAAAAGAGGTCTGAAATTGTAAAGCCACTCATTGCACATCAGGATGCTTATGCAGTGTTGTACGCTGACGTAAAAGATGTTGCTAGTGCTGTGTTTTTGCTTTAGGCTGGAGGGTGATGTTTGTTTGAGAGTCCTTCTGCTTTCTTTCCCTCTGCAGTGGAAGATGAACGGCCTGTCTGTGAGCGAGCTGTGCTGCCTGTTCTGTTGCCCCCCGTGCCCTAGCCGCATTGCTGCCAAGCTTGCCTTCTTGCCCCCTGAGCCCACATATGCCCTTTTGCCAGATCTGGAAACGGGCTCAGTGCCCGCGAGTGGAGTGGCAGCTTCGGGTCTGCGGTCGCGAGGTGGCGGTGGAGGCAGCGGCGGAGGTGGCGGCGGAGGGGTTGGTGGGGGCGGTGGTGCCACTGGCGATGGCAGGTGGAAGCTCCACTTAACTGAACGGGCAGAGTTCCAGTACTCCCAAAGAGAGCTCGATGCCACCGAGGTGTTCTTGACCCGCTCCAGTCGTGGCAACAGAGTTTGCTGCATGTATATACGTTGTGCTCCCAGTGCCAGGTTAGTGGGACTGCTGGTTTTCAGGGGGGGATGTTAGCATTGATGCAAAGactttttttagttatttaaattttctCCTTGTGCTCTTCATAAATGCCTTTGATATATTCAGTTTCACATTGCATTGCTGGTGTGGACTGACAGGTGCTTTTATTAGGCAACAGAAATTAGGCAGCATAGTAATTATATGtaatacataatttttaaaatgtacagtacttcaAAAAGTTTCTGCTCATGGCATTCATTGTCAAGCCTACATAGAATACATCCAGTTGCTtctcacattttcattaaatcatttacctgatgtttttctccaaagcaacttacagtatcaAGCCATTTTTCTAtacttgtgtatttatttttaactataaGTATTATTgcaatatattattaattacccatttactggagcaattttggataAGTTCCTTcttcaagagtattacagctcgatatgggattcgaacctgcaacctttgtgctCGAAGGCAGTGGCTCCaatcactacattaccagcattgtttgttttgacattttaatgattaaaaaaaaaaaaaaaaggcctggctgcagctatttgtgtaatgtatactggtacatatggtggtatgtgacaaattgactgacTGTGCTCAAGAGTCATGTTTCTActtccaaatctctcctcctgctgacgtaatgtactttttatatTGCTCTCAGAGatctatgtcactttggagaagtgtttgctaaacgaataaatgaaatgaagtaaCACCCCCTGAGGTTTAAAAATAAGCATACAATATGTTTTTAGATTTTAGTGATTCAGGTGTTTGCATGTATACAGtccttttatttacattgtaAGGTTCTGAATTTTGagagggggggcatggtggcgcagcgggttggaccaagtcctgctttccggtgggtctagggttcgagtcctgcttggggtgccttgtgatggactggcgtcccgtcctgggtgtatcccctccccctctagccttacgccctgtgttgccgggataggctccagctccccgcgaccccgcatgggacaagtggttcagacggaTGTGTATGTGGTTCTGAATTTCTTGCAGCACTGTGTTGGAGCAAGTAGCATTGATGCTTCACAGTGTGTTGGTGGTgtaagagaacatgggtttgatcccttctcattctgtgtggagttcgcaagtccctgtgtctgcataaGTTTCCTACCGGtggtcaagtttttttttttttttttttcttttttcagcagttCAAAGGTATACGGTTAAGGTATTttggtgaccctaaattgcctgtagtgagtgactgtgtgtgtggctaccctgcaatggattaGGGTCCCAATCAGGGTTTACCCaactcagccttgcacccagtgcttctgagaTGTGCTCTGGATCACTGCCACCCCActcaggaaaagcagttattgaaatgaCATGGATGGTTCCAGATTTCTGGGTTCctgtttaatgtgtgtgttttatgttttgacCTCAAGATGtgcttttctgaaatttttgaaataagaaacatttgttcttaatggtttttttttttaaactttcaaaaCCCATGATTGCTACATTTTCCTGTAGAACGTGCTCCAAGGTTCAAATTTAAAGTACCAAAGGattcatttacagtacagttttttttacatgtaaaacaAGTGTATTGTGTGTCTATAGATTTTGGCTCATTATGCCACTACAATTTAAATCATAGGTTGTGAGTTAAAATACCATACAGCTTCTATGCTGTTCCCTAAAGCAAGGCAGTTAATTctcccacccctcccccttttacaatgttataaatgtaagggggtgcggcgggcttggcctggtctcactctctagcgggtctatggttcaagtcttgcttggggtgccttgcgatggactggcgtcctgtcctgggtgcgtctcctccccctccggccctacgccctgtgttgctaggttaggctccggtttgccgcaaccccgcctaggacaagcagcttcagacagtgtctgtGGGTTATAAATGTAGAGATGAAAAGTTTTATAAATTCAGATTTCAAGgatgtatttttctgtaaagcCAGTACTGGTTATCATCCTGTTCTGCCTTTTGTTTCTGTCCAGATTCACAGTCCTCTTCTCTCATGGCAACG contains these protein-coding regions:
- the LOC108919923 gene encoding AN1-type zinc finger protein 5, which encodes MAQETNQTQVPMLCTMGCGFYGSPRTNGMCSVCYKEHLQRQQAGGRASPPGEKATASPTGSSEGISFSVESIPEPSTDESVQSEERKSSSPSPVTQQMTAMTINQESPATDSDRAEVEEEGEGTSSPKGPALEVAQVSSDGDQTPDKSKKKNRCFTCRKKVGLTGFDCRCGNLFCAIHRYSDKHDCSYDYRGAAAARIRKENPVVVAEKIQKL